Within the Catalinimonas niigatensis genome, the region GTAGGTGAATATAGTATACCAAGCCGCTCAGGCTATGGGCTGGCGGTAGAGGATAAAGTAGGTAAACAAAGAAACGAGCTGGTGGAAGAATGGGATATCTTACCCAAAATAGAAGACAAGGTAAACCAGTTGTACGAACAGCACTTCCTTACCCTCAGCGGTAGTGATGTTACGATAAAGAGCCAGCTTCAGGTATATCCCGAAGGCTTTGCAGAACTTTTTGAAGAAGAGATACTAAAAAACTTCAAAGAACCGCTGCTTTGGATCGAACTTTCACTTTCGCAATTGATTCCCCAGGAGGCAATAGAAGAAATGACCATTGCCATCAACTGTTTTCCTGCCTGTAACCGGCAGTTGATTGACAATCGCCGTCCATATCGCCTGGATGAGAGTCTCAATATCATTCCTCTAAAATCCGAGGACTATTTCCTGGCCGTTCACAAGGTGGCTTCAGGCGATAATCAGCCATTTCAGGGACTTCCATTCTTTGATATCAAGCAGATGAAACCTGGAATTTATGCGATACGCAAAGAGCGGGTAGGTAAGTTTGACAGCCGCAATGCCCGTGAGATGCTGCAGTATATCCTGGAACTGATGCGGGATGAAACGGCAGCCTTCAAGGCAGCCAGCGGAGCGATAGGCTCTAAGGAAATTGTGGAACTGGAGCAGATCCTGAACAGAATTGAGAATAATCTGACAAAAAAAGCTTCCGGAGGCGATACTGATCAGTACCTCATGCTTAAACCGGACAAGGCTAAAGATATCTATGTCTCCTTCTGGAACACGACCGGGGCGTTTGCCAATAAGATTCCTGCCGGTAGTGCGTTTAAAACACGTACTATAGATATCAAATCCAACAGTGTTTTCTGCATGACCACTTCCTTCGGGGGCAAAGATAAACCCTCTGAGCAGGAGAAACTCTATACTTTTCGAAGTAACTTACTATCCAGAGACAGGATTGTGACCCGTGAAGATATCAGAGCAGCCTGTTATGCCGAACTGGGTGATACTATCGCCCATATCGATATTAAAAAGGGATACATCAACGCTCCCTCTCACCGGCAGGGGCTGCTTAGGGTATTAAGGGTTGAAGTTACGCCTAATGATAAAGAAGAACTTTCAGAAGAAGAATGGAACAAGATATGCGAGGAACTGGCGATGAATTTACAGCGGCGCTCTTCTATCTTCTTGCCTATCACGGTTAAAATTGTATCACCAGCATTTTCCTGACATGGATATCAGCACTAAAGAAACAAACACATCACTCAAAGAACTGCCGGTAAAGCTTAAACTTGATCTGTATGTAGAAGTTGTCATTGCTTCGCTGATAGAGCAGGGTAAAATAAATCCTGAAAAATTATACATCAAACCTCAGGGTTCTTTCTCCAGAAACTATCAGGCTGACCTGGCCAAAGTAGAAGTGATAGAAGATAGAAAGTTGGAACAATCTGCTGTTTACGTTCATGTCAATCGAGAAGGGATTTATGATATGCTACCGGAGGGGCTCTTTCACAAAAACCTGAGAAAGACCAAGCATATTGATACCGAAGAGTCGGTAAAGGAGCTTAAGCTACATCGGGAAGAAGAGAAAAGTGCCAGGAAGTTTTTCCTTCCACTGGAGCAAATGTTCTATCAGCAGAGGATTATGATTGAGATAGAAGAACAGAAATCCCTGATTGGGCTTTCAGAAGCTATTGTTGATGAGCTGATCACTGATTTTTGGCAAATTCCAATCCGATTGGATTATTACCAATCCTTATGTCTGGCGTATATGCTACCCATCATGCATACTATCGTAGGGAATACAGACCTGACAGCACAGTGCCTGAGCATTCTCTTACAAGTACCGGTATCTTTAGAAAGCAATGTAGCCAAGTCCGAATCGCTTACTTTGGCTTATAACAGGCTGGGCAGTTTCTGTCTGGGTGATAATTTTCTGCTGGACGATATGTACGTGCCGGAACTGGACAGCATTACGATCAGTATCGGTCCATTAGAAGGGCTGTCTATTCTTGATTTTCTACCCCATAGGCAGCAACAGGATTATCTTGATTTTTTAGTTTCCTACTTTATTCCGGCGGAGCTTGATTGGGAAATAGACATCATCGTAAATCCTGCACAAGAAACCTTCAGATTAGGCGATGTTTCTGAAAAAGGATTGTTAAATTATACGACAGTTATTTAAAGAATATCATATGCATCCTAACCTAAGAAAAGCCTCAGTCAATTGGATAGATGGAATGAAGGTGAACAAAAAACACTTTCAACAAACGGAAGACTGGGCTTTGGACCATCTCAAAGACATCGTTGCCCTCAGCCTTACTGACCATAACTATGGCCTGTTGCCAGGTTCGGAAGACATAGACGCATCTCTTGATTATCAAATAGAAGTAGAGCAGACGCAATTTATTAAGATCACGCTCATGGCTTGCAGGGCCATTACGAGGGGCGGGGTGCGTATAGAAATCACGCCCTATGTAAGCAAGCAATTCAGCCTTGGCAAAAGTCATCTCGAAGTAGTTTTTGACCTGAAAGGCACCTCGAATCAACAGTATGATATTGTCGTTACGGTTGATCCTTTCACCAGAGTCGCTGCTGGTGATCCTGATCCTGAGGAGCACCCTTTGCGCCACCCATCCAGCCTTCCCAAATATTCGGTGGATGTCATCCCCTCCAATCATATCAACACCGAAGAGTTCAGCACTTATCACCTTACCATCGGTAAGTTCCGGGTGGTGGCCGGAGAAGTTCAGAATGAAAACTACATCCCTCCCTGTACCAGAATAAGCAGCCATCCTACACTCCTTGAGTTTTATCGTGACTTTGAGAAGCAACTCAATGAAGCCAAACAGCACCTGACACAATACATCAAAAAAAGCCGTTCTTTGGGTAGTCATTCCGAAAACCATAACGTATTGACGCTTACTGAGAGCATGCTGATGAACATAGCTGTTTTTGAAGATGAATTCCAGATGGAGATACCCAACCAGTCGCCATCCTATTTGTATATCTATTTTAAAAGGTTGATCAGACTCATCTCTACTGAGTTAAATTGTATGCCCGAAGATGAGAGATTGATGGTATACAATACATTCAACCAAAGCTTTACAGCAGGTACTTTTGAAAATGTCATCTCTTCAGTACTCCACCTGAAATACACACATAGAGATATTTTTCAGGTCATGGACAAGTTATTCCAGGAGACATCCAGGCTGATGGAGATCATTTCCAGGCTTCCCTTTACCAGCCAAAGTTCTGGTCAGCATTATCAAAAACAAGAAGAAATTCCAGCACCGGAAAAGCCCAGAACCAGTGGCGCCAAAATTTTCCGGGGAGGCCAACAAATAAAACGATAGCACCATGAGTAAACCAGCTGCAAGAATAGGCGATATGCATACCTGTCCTATGGTAACTCCCGGCTTACCACCAGTTCCGCACGTCGGAGGTCCGATTATTGGTCCTGGAGTACCTACCGTATTGATCTGCAACATACCTGCCGCAGTGATGGGAGATATGTGCACCTGTGTTGGCCCTCCCGATAGTATTATTCTGGGATCAGTCACTGTTATGATCGGTGGCAAACCTGCCGCACGGATGGGTGATTCTACCGCTCATGGAGGTGTTATTGTACTCGGTGCACCCACCGTGCTGATTGGGGGGTAAGTGAGCGTATTCAGTAGAGGATGATAAATAAGCGTTTTTTTAATGAAACTAACCCAATAGAATTATGGCTTTTGATACTCCAACCCAATATCCCGGAATCATTATCCGGATGCAAAGTGCTAATGATAGCGTATTGTTCCCTACCCTGGTAAACCAGGCCTTGGCAACGATTGCAAGAACACCCACTGGCAGCAAATTACTGAATGGTATAGCCAGCCGTGCAGGACAACAAAAGTTTGGCTATACAGTATGTATTATGAGAGCCGATATGACTTATGATAAAGGTTGTGTAACCGGTTGGCTTGGAACAAATGTAGCTAAACGCGGACAGGAAACGGAGGCTACAACACTCGGTGTGGGATCGGTCACAGCGGTGAAGTATAATGCCAATATGATTAATTCGCCTGACGGGGCAAGACCCTCATGGGTTGGCTTGGCTCACGAACTCATTCACGCTTACTATAATCTAAAAGGAAAAGGTTTACCAACAGGCATGTTAATGAATGTCAAAGGAACGGTAGAACAAGAAGAGCTGGCAACAGTAGGTATTGGACCAGGCCCCCAACGTAGCATCAACGAAAATAAAATAAGACATGAGGCCCGTATTCCACTTCGAACAACATATGGAGGTAAATAATAGCACTTGGCGTGTTCGATGGCGCTTGAACATACGCTAAGTCCAATTTAGGAAGTGCTGAACTTCAGGCTTGTTCTCCCAATCTTTATGATATCTTCTGCCAATAACAGCACTCCCTCCTTTCCTATACTACGATCATTCACATAAGTGCCGTTGGTAGAAGTATTCCACTGCATCTTTCCATCCAGGCTGATCCACTGCCCATCGCGGAGAAGCCATTGTTCGCTACCATCTTCATTGATAAATTGTTCGAGGGTAGCATGGAATCGGGAAGTCATATCTTTGTCCCGCTCGTTAATTAATACATCATTACTATAGTGAGTTTCTTTGTCCCATCGGCCGATCGTCAGTTTTTTCTTCCCCTTATTTTCTGCAAGCCTGCTGATGAAAAATACCAATCCTTTCTGATCTCCCTCAACGACTTCAAGGCAGCAGGAGGATATATTATGGATATGTCTTTGTGGGTAGCTGGCTGGTGGGTTTTCTGTGGGCAAGACATTCAATATTTCATCGGTATTTTGGAATCGCTCAGCAGGTTTGGTTCTCAGGCACTGCTGAATGATATCTATCCACAAGGGGGCAGCCTGCGCAGCAAAGAGGCTTTGCTGATCCCAGCTTTCATTTTTCTTCTTGGCTTCATAGCTGATAGGATCGTTTTCATAAGCCTCAAATGAACCATAAGGAAGTTTGCCCAGGGTGAGAATCTCATAGAGCAAGACCCCTAATGCATAGATATCGTTGGTAGGACCAATGCTTTTATATGCCAGCGCACCACTTGCCTGTTCCGGAGGAGAATAAGCCGCAGTGGCAAACACCTGTTTTGCCCGCCCTCTTATGTCTGTCTGGGTAATGCGACGGTTAAGGTTGGCAGAAATGCCAAAGTCAGTGATGCAGTATTCTTTATCTTTTAATAAGATATTTTCCGGTTTGATATCCCGGTGCACAATTCCTTCTTCATGCATGGCATGCAGACCCAGGCAGATGTCTTTTACAATTTTCAGAACTTCATCAAAGCTCAGCCTCTTTCCTATCACATTTCTCAGACTTCCGCCCTCACAAAATTCCATAATCAGAAAAGGGTTACCATAGATTTCCTGGTAAGCCAGCATTTTCACGACATGAGGCGACTCTATTTTCTCACTGATCTGATACTCCTGGTATATTCTTTGTAAAATATCCTCTCGTTCATCTGGTAGGATTTCCCACATACGATAAAGTTTGGCAGCATAGTCAATACCCTCGTATGCTATTAGATAAACGCTTCCAAAGCCTCCTCTTCCTATTTCTTTTTTTAGTAAGAGGTCAAAACCATCCAGATGGATTTGTTGGGGTAATTGAAAAACGATTCTTTCAGGAGACATCATGACGGGAGGTCTAACCCTGCTTGAACCTGAAAACTTTATTGCCTAAGATTAATCGGGTCTGGTCCTGGATATGCATTTCATTGAGTACCTGTACAAAGGTTGCCTGGTTAGAGCTTTTGTCTATAATCATCCAGTTCCCCTGTCGGTTCTCGATCAGTGCATGCAGCTTACTTGAAATACTTTGCTCATCCGGATCAATGCTGAAGCGGTTCAACTCAATCTGCTCACCACTATAATTCTTAGCCAAACCGTTTATTTCGTCAAATAGGGTAAGTGAATTTGACTGGGCACCCGCCAGGTTAAACTGACCAAATTGCATGGTTTTGTTGCCGGTGACGGGAGGGGGGGTACCGGAACCTGTAGATACCCTGAAAATCCTGTTGCCCAATATGATTCTGATTCCTTCGTATACGGGCAGATAAGTAGAGGCCTGTATAAATGTGGCACCGTTGGAGCTCATATCTTTGACGTACCACCTGCCTTTCTGCTCTCTGAGCTGAATATGTCCACTCCCTGAAATGCTGGAGTTGTTGGGTTCAAGCTCTTCTCTGCCCAGTACAATCTCATCTACTTCGCCCAGGTCAGCGCTTACAGACATATCAGGGGAGGACTCATTCTCTAAGGTAAACTTTCTTTCTCCGGAAAGCTGCCCGAAATTCAGTCTACCAAAATTAATGGTGGTTTTGGCCGAAGGAGCCACTTGCTTTTCCCCGGAATTACCGCAATTAGGACAGGGCGATTGAACTGAAACCTGTAAGCTCAAAGGATAAGAACATTCAGGACACTGATAACCACTGCCAAAAGAGGATCGGTCATCTTTTTTATGTAGAAAACCTTCATCCGGTCTTTTGCCAATGATGGTTTTATTAGAGCGTGTCGCTGACTTTTCTTCCTGGTTCTTTTTCCAAGGTTCTTTGATAGGCTTTTGTTCAGGTTCTTCTTCCTGTTTTTTTGACTTAAAGCCTTTAATTCTGAATGGATTTCTCATAATGCTTATTTTTTCTCCTCAACTTTGGTTGTAAACTTATCCATCTCTTCACTTATTTTTAGAACTATATTTTCCAAAAGAGCCACCATATATTTTTGTTCTTCTCGGGTATCACTAAAGATTTTGCGTTGATCATACATGATATTCAGTGACTCACTTATTTCCAGTAGTTGCCGACGAGCGCCTGCCGTCACCTGCTCACGCTCTTTTGCCAGGTCCAACTGGTTTTTGAGGTACACCTCGGTAGATGCTATTACGCTATTAAAGCTTTCCAGATCGGCATCATGATTACAGGACTCGCAGCCATCCAAAAGTTGCTTGCCTGTAATGACTTTGTGCTCAAAAGTGTTGTTAAGCTTTTGCAGTTCCGCATAAAAATCAAATGCTTCTGAACTCACAGCACTCGTGTTGTTAGTAACCTTTGCAGCCTGAGAGGTAACATTAGTTTTACTTTTTTCTGTTGCGGTACTTAGTTTTTGTGGCAAGCCAGCCTCTGTGACCTGTTGGTTGGCATCTGATTCAAAGTGTTCCTGCTCATGCTCATCTAATAAAGCGGCAGCATTCTCTCGCCATGAGGTAATGATTACAATGAGTAAAATCGTTAGAAGTATCGCCAAACCCAGAAAAATAAACCATCTGCTTTTCAATAGATGTGAACCTCCCTTTTTTGTGACTTTCCCTTTTCCTACGGATTTTACCTCTCCTAATATCACGGTAATATTGTCTGTACCGCCCGCTTGTTTGGCGGCTTCAATCAGAACATTAGTACACGCTTCTGCTTCTGTTTCTTTCTCCAGAATCTGCTGTATATGGGTATCGCTGAGCATACCATTGAGCCCATCGCTACACAACATGATTGTTTCACCTTTCTCCAGTGGTTTGCTGAGGTAGGAGGGAGAAGGTTTGGAATCCGTACTGCCTAATACTTGCAAAATGATATTGCTTTGCGGGTGCACCCTTGCCTCTTCGGGCGTAAGCTCACCACGCTTCACCATTTCCCACACGAAGGAATGATCATCGGTGAGAGGAGACAAAGAGGAGTGTTGCTGCTTTTGATACACATAAGCCCTGCTATCTCCGCACCAGGCAAGGTGAAGGTGGTCTTCAATGATCCAGGCAATCACAGCGGTAGTGCCCATGCCCTGACATTCCGGATGTAGTTTTGCATGTTCCAGAATCTGGTAATGCGCTTCAAGGATCAGGTTCTTCAAATATTTTTCTACATCCCGGTGGTTATCTGGCATTTGCTGTAATTTCAGATACCGGTCTTCTACCACTCTGCAAGCAATATCGGAGGCCACTTCTCCGGCATTGGCGCCTCCCATTCCATCTGCTACCATAGCCACCAGTCCAAAGTCGCGGCCACTAACATCTGTAAGGTCAATCAGGATAAAAGTATCCTCATTATGGTCTCTGATCATGCCTACATCGGTAGCTCCAAAATAGCTTATTGTTGTTTTATCCACTTTTAGCAGGTTTACAGCTTAATTGGTATTATTTTTCAGAAGGATTGGCGAGACGGATTGCAAAATCCAGTTGTCTTTTTCTTGTGTATACAAGGCTACAAGTTCAATATCTATCCTGCCAAGGCTTACTTTTTCTGTAAAAACAGCCCCACCTAAAACCATTCTGTCCTTAAACCGCAGGTCATCAATTTCTGCTTTCCCCTGCTTATCCCATTTCAGCGCGTTTAAATGAATAGTGGTTGACTTGATCTGTGATTCATCGGGTGTTTCATTTGCCTCTACATAATATAATTGCAATTTCACCTTTTGGGGCAGAGAATCAGTAGCGTTGAGGCCTCTGACGCCGGGCTGAAAGCTGGTAAGCGCATTACTCAAATTTATGTCTTTAATCTCAAAAGCTCGATAATCCTTTTCAGAATTGATCTGCTTAATTTTGGTATAGGAGCATATTGGTTCGTATTCATTTTCATATTCTTCAAAGTTAGGATCATTCACCCAGGGTTCCCTTACATAGCTGGGTATCCATAAGTCTCTGTCGACCAGTACACCAATGCTATACTCTTTACCAAAGTAGCTCAGGATACCTCTTCCTAAACGTTCACCTGAGGCAGATTCCAGCAGATATTCCTGGCGAACCAGATAAACCGCCCCATCAATGGCTTTACTTACCAGATTCTGATTGTCCTGCAGCGCCATCAGTTGGGGAATTCTGATAGAAGCAGAGTCAATCTGTGCATAACATACTTTGCCCAAAGACAGCAAAATGACACAGAGGGTGAAGAGATGTCTTTTATGTATCATGTCAGTTATTACTAATATTCTTGATCGGAACCACCGAACCCAGCGCATCATCTCTACCTGTAGATGGATTCATATATCCGGCTGATACGATGGCGATTGCTTTGGCTACTCCATCACGAATGACGAACAACGGACCGCCCGAATTTCCATGATCAAAACCATATCCGGAAACTACGATGGTATTATTGTCCAGATTGTCTTTGGCTACACTTGCTTTACTGTACAAAACCTCCAGTCCTTCTTTGGTATTAAATTTCTGAAAGGTATTGCCATAGGTATATCCTAAACAATGAAGTTCAGTGCCACTTTTCAACGTTCCGGACAATTCGGGATCTGCATGAATAGCCCCCTTGGCGTCAGTCTGAAAAAGCGCCCAGTCTGTACCATCATAAGGCCGGGCTTTTCTAAGCATGACTTCCTGACCATTGTATTCATCTTCTACAAAATAATCTGTTTTGCTGTTTACAGTAAAATCGTGATTTGTAAAATCAAACCTGAGGTTTTCATCGGAAGAAATTGCATAAAAACTGTAAGTTACTTTACCCCCTAAGCTTGCCAGCAGGTTTAACTCATTTGATTCGTAGAGGTACATCTCAATACAGTGGCGGGCAGTTAAAAACTTGCCATCGTTAAGCAGAAAACCAGTACAATGACAGTTCTCTGTAAAGGGTTCATCTATAAGTACCTCGCCTTCCATCTCGGCTTTTACATTTTTGATTCCCATATAAAAAACACTCCCTTTTACCTCTGCAATTGCCTGGGCAACCAATTCTTCAGGATTAGGTGCCTTCACCATCTCCACCTGAACCACTTTTTGTTGTTTGGACTTAAACTCAGCTACAGTGGCCTGTAGTTCAGTTTCCATCTGTTGCTTATCTGCCATAATTTTTTGCTTCAATTCCTCATTCGCTCTGATAGTCATGGCAAGTGAATCGGAGAGAGAGGCATTTTTACCTTCCAGTTTCTCTGCTTGAACAGCCAGCGTATCCGTTTCCTGATTTAGCTGATAAATAAAAAAAATGGTGATACCTGCTCCTATAATGAGCAAGGCTAATAATGAAAAAACGGTAGTACGATAAGGCCTTACCGCCTGGTTCACTACCAGGTTTACCCTTTTGGTAATACCCATAGAAGTGGCTCCTGCTGGGTTAACATTAAATCTTATTTTGGGCCCTTCATAAGAAAATTGTATTTCATCACCATTGGCCAACTCCGTTTCTTCCTGAATAGGTTTGCCATTGACCAAAGTAGGATTTGATCTGGATAGGTTGTTTATATAAAAATTTTTTCCTCTTCTTAATAAAGAAGCATGAAATCTACTTACCGTGCCTACTTCTTCAGAAAGTCTAACTGCACATTGGCTTGACCTTCCTATTTCAATATAGGGTACCACAATAGTTTCATGGCTTCCTACGGGATGTCCAGGGGAGGGTGTAAGATATTCTAATGAATAAGATGGAACCTCTCCCCCCCCAATAAAAGACATTCCTGTCTTGAAGGATTGTGTAGCTCTTGACATAGTAAATGGGTCGGGCTGTTAAAGGTATCTTTCTTTACAATATATTGATTTTTCTATGGAATCCCCCATTTTATCAGCTTAATCATTCAACAATTCCGGCGAATATTATTAAATTTATTCTTGCAGTAAGATCCAGCCTGCATTTAACTACACATGTATGGAAGAAGGTGAAAAAATAGTTATTTCCGAACAGGATTTCAGGAGGAGGTTTGTCTATGACCAAGACAGCTTGCTGGGGGAAGGAGGGTTTGCCAAAGTATATAAAGCGTTTGACCGGCAGTTTGATGAGACTGTTGCCCTTAAGTTTTATACCAAAACAGAATTACAAAAATACGATATCATCAGCGA harbors:
- a CDS encoding type VI secretion system baseplate subunit TssG, translating into MDISTKETNTSLKELPVKLKLDLYVEVVIASLIEQGKINPEKLYIKPQGSFSRNYQADLAKVEVIEDRKLEQSAVYVHVNREGIYDMLPEGLFHKNLRKTKHIDTEESVKELKLHREEEKSARKFFLPLEQMFYQQRIMIEIEEQKSLIGLSEAIVDELITDFWQIPIRLDYYQSLCLAYMLPIMHTIVGNTDLTAQCLSILLQVPVSLESNVAKSESLTLAYNRLGSFCLGDNFLLDDMYVPELDSITISIGPLEGLSILDFLPHRQQQDYLDFLVSYFIPAELDWEIDIIVNPAQETFRLGDVSEKGLLNYTTVI
- a CDS encoding type VI secretion system baseplate subunit TssK, whose protein sequence is MHPNLRKASVNWIDGMKVNKKHFQQTEDWALDHLKDIVALSLTDHNYGLLPGSEDIDASLDYQIEVEQTQFIKITLMACRAITRGGVRIEITPYVSKQFSLGKSHLEVVFDLKGTSNQQYDIVVTVDPFTRVAAGDPDPEEHPLRHPSSLPKYSVDVIPSNHINTEEFSTYHLTIGKFRVVAGEVQNENYIPPCTRISSHPTLLEFYRDFEKQLNEAKQHLTQYIKKSRSLGSHSENHNVLTLTESMLMNIAVFEDEFQMEIPNQSPSYLYIYFKRLIRLISTELNCMPEDERLMVYNTFNQSFTAGTFENVISSVLHLKYTHRDIFQVMDKLFQETSRLMEIISRLPFTSQSSGQHYQKQEEIPAPEKPRTSGAKIFRGGQQIKR
- a CDS encoding PAAR domain-containing protein, with protein sequence MSKPAARIGDMHTCPMVTPGLPPVPHVGGPIIGPGVPTVLICNIPAAVMGDMCTCVGPPDSIILGSVTVMIGGKPAARMGDSTAHGGVIVLGAPTVLIGG
- a CDS encoding M91 family zinc metallopeptidase, with protein sequence MAFDTPTQYPGIIIRMQSANDSVLFPTLVNQALATIARTPTGSKLLNGIASRAGQQKFGYTVCIMRADMTYDKGCVTGWLGTNVAKRGQETEATTLGVGSVTAVKYNANMINSPDGARPSWVGLAHELIHAYYNLKGKGLPTGMLMNVKGTVEQEELATVGIGPGPQRSINENKIRHEARIPLRTTYGGK
- a CDS encoding FHA domain-containing serine/threonine-protein kinase; this translates as MMSPERIVFQLPQQIHLDGFDLLLKKEIGRGGFGSVYLIAYEGIDYAAKLYRMWEILPDEREDILQRIYQEYQISEKIESPHVVKMLAYQEIYGNPFLIMEFCEGGSLRNVIGKRLSFDEVLKIVKDICLGLHAMHEEGIVHRDIKPENILLKDKEYCITDFGISANLNRRITQTDIRGRAKQVFATAAYSPPEQASGALAYKSIGPTNDIYALGVLLYEILTLGKLPYGSFEAYENDPISYEAKKKNESWDQQSLFAAQAAPLWIDIIQQCLRTKPAERFQNTDEILNVLPTENPPASYPQRHIHNISSCCLEVVEGDQKGLVFFISRLAENKGKKKLTIGRWDKETHYSNDVLINERDKDMTSRFHATLEQFINEDGSEQWLLRDGQWISLDGKMQWNTSTNGTYVNDRSIGKEGVLLLAEDIIKIGRTSLKFSTS
- a CDS encoding FHA domain-containing protein, producing MRNPFRIKGFKSKKQEEEPEQKPIKEPWKKNQEEKSATRSNKTIIGKRPDEGFLHKKDDRSSFGSGYQCPECSYPLSLQVSVQSPCPNCGNSGEKQVAPSAKTTINFGRLNFGQLSGERKFTLENESSPDMSVSADLGEVDEIVLGREELEPNNSSISGSGHIQLREQKGRWYVKDMSSNGATFIQASTYLPVYEGIRIILGNRIFRVSTGSGTPPPVTGNKTMQFGQFNLAGAQSNSLTLFDEINGLAKNYSGEQIELNRFSIDPDEQSISSKLHALIENRQGNWMIIDKSSNQATFVQVLNEMHIQDQTRLILGNKVFRFKQG
- a CDS encoding PP2C family protein-serine/threonine phosphatase, with the protein product MDKTTISYFGATDVGMIRDHNEDTFILIDLTDVSGRDFGLVAMVADGMGGANAGEVASDIACRVVEDRYLKLQQMPDNHRDVEKYLKNLILEAHYQILEHAKLHPECQGMGTTAVIAWIIEDHLHLAWCGDSRAYVYQKQQHSSLSPLTDDHSFVWEMVKRGELTPEEARVHPQSNIILQVLGSTDSKPSPSYLSKPLEKGETIMLCSDGLNGMLSDTHIQQILEKETEAEACTNVLIEAAKQAGGTDNITVILGEVKSVGKGKVTKKGGSHLLKSRWFIFLGLAILLTILLIVIITSWRENAAALLDEHEQEHFESDANQQVTEAGLPQKLSTATEKSKTNVTSQAAKVTNNTSAVSSEAFDFYAELQKLNNTFEHKVITGKQLLDGCESCNHDADLESFNSVIASTEVYLKNQLDLAKEREQVTAGARRQLLEISESLNIMYDQRKIFSDTREEQKYMVALLENIVLKISEEMDKFTTKVEEKK
- a CDS encoding FHA domain-containing protein translates to MSRATQSFKTGMSFIGGGEVPSYSLEYLTPSPGHPVGSHETIVVPYIEIGRSSQCAVRLSEEVGTVSRFHASLLRRGKNFYINNLSRSNPTLVNGKPIQEETELANGDEIQFSYEGPKIRFNVNPAGATSMGITKRVNLVVNQAVRPYRTTVFSLLALLIIGAGITIFFIYQLNQETDTLAVQAEKLEGKNASLSDSLAMTIRANEELKQKIMADKQQMETELQATVAEFKSKQQKVVQVEMVKAPNPEELVAQAIAEVKGSVFYMGIKNVKAEMEGEVLIDEPFTENCHCTGFLLNDGKFLTARHCIEMYLYESNELNLLASLGGKVTYSFYAISSDENLRFDFTNHDFTVNSKTDYFVEDEYNGQEVMLRKARPYDGTDWALFQTDAKGAIHADPELSGTLKSGTELHCLGYTYGNTFQKFNTKEGLEVLYSKASVAKDNLDNNTIVVSGYGFDHGNSGGPLFVIRDGVAKAIAIVSAGYMNPSTGRDDALGSVVPIKNISNN